Within the Bradyrhizobium ottawaense genome, the region GCGCGCCCCAGGCGCCGGCCGAATGCCCGATCACGACCATGCTGTCCGGCCGGATGAAGGGTTGCTTGCGCACCAAGCCTGCGGCCGCCGCGATCTCGTCGGCGGTGGCGCGACCGGACTTGGCGTAGTCGGCATCGTCGCAGCCGCCCTGGTCTTCGAGGTATTTTCCGCCCGTCGCGCCATGGCCCGGACGTTCCGGAACCAGCACAGCAAAGCCGCGACCGACCAGCCAAGCCGCCAGCGCGCGGTATTCCGGCTGCGGCATTTGCGCGCGACGCAGCACGTTCTGGGTGGTGGCGTGGGCGATCAGGGCCAGCGGAAACGGGCCGTCGCCAGGCGGGCGAAACAGCACCGCATGCGCTCGTGTGTCCGGATCCGGCGACGGCACCAGCCATTGCTGCAGGCGGTTTGGCTCGCCTTCGGCGCCCTGCGGACCGAACGCCGGCTGCGCCGATCCGGTCGTTACGCCGAGCGCGGCGACGACCAGACCAGCGAAAATCACTCTCACCAGATGCATGGATTGCCTGACGCAGCCAAGGAGGGAGACGCGGATGAGCCAACAGAATACCGGCGACGAATCAAATCCAGTGCATTTTTCCGTGAACGAGATTTCACGGCGGCGTCCGCCGAAGCGATTCCAGGCGGGTTTTGCCTTCCCTCGCAGCAGCGAAATGCCGGGCAAGGCAGCTCCTTGTCCTCTTTCGGTACAGAACGGTTAAAAACTGATGCAGAAAATCCACAGGTTAACCGATAATTAACGATGGACCTTGAAGCCGGGCCGCCGACTTGCTTTGATCAGGTCATGAGCACAACCCTGATCGAGGTTCGACCGGCCAAAGCTGCGGATGCAGCCGCGGTGGCGTCTACCCATGATGAAGCCTGGCGCTCAGCCTATCAAGGCATCATCCCCGGCGCCGAACTTGAGAAGCTGATCAACCGTCGCGGCCCGCAATGGTGGGACAGCGCGATCCGCAAGG harbors:
- a CDS encoding alpha/beta hydrolase family protein, giving the protein MHLVRVIFAGLVVAALGVTTGSAQPAFGPQGAEGEPNRLQQWLVPSPDPDTRAHAVLFRPPGDGPFPLALIAHATTQNVLRRAQMPQPEYRALAAWLVGRGFAVLVPERPGHGATGGKYLEDQGGCDDADYAKSGRATADEIAAAAGLVRKQPFIRPDSMVVIGHSAGAWGALALASEDPSDVAAIIAFAPGRGGQANDFPNQVCAPHTLLAAAGAFGKAARVKVTWLVAANDSYFSPALSKQLADAFRNAGGQVDFRALPAYGSEGHWLPETEGGVKLAAPDLDRALKSRSLAPAKKR